One Streptomyces lincolnensis genomic region harbors:
- a CDS encoding NAD kinase: protein MTPNRARTVFLLAHTGRPAAIRSAELVVKGLLRSEIGVRVLEYEAADLPLPPEVELVKEATPQCLEGCELLIVLGGDGTLLRGAEFARASGVPMLGVNLGSVGFLAEAERDDLDKVVDRVVTKAYEVEERMTVDVVVHRNGDIVHTDWALNEAAVQKAGAEKLLEVVLEIDGRPVTGFGCDGIVLSTPTGSTAYAFSAGGPVVWPEVEALLMVPISAHALFAKPLVTSPNSVLAVELLPHIPPGVLWCDGRRTFELPPGARVEVRRGAVPVRLARLHHASFTDRLVAKFALPVSGWRGAPH, encoded by the coding sequence TTGACACCGAACCGAGCTCGTACTGTTTTCCTGCTCGCCCACACGGGGCGGCCCGCCGCCATCCGCAGTGCCGAGCTCGTGGTGAAGGGACTGCTGCGTTCGGAGATCGGCGTGCGCGTCCTGGAGTACGAGGCGGCCGACCTGCCGCTGCCGCCCGAGGTGGAGCTCGTCAAGGAGGCGACTCCGCAGTGCCTCGAAGGGTGCGAGCTGCTCATCGTGCTCGGGGGTGACGGGACGCTGCTGCGGGGGGCCGAGTTCGCCCGCGCGTCCGGGGTGCCGATGCTCGGCGTCAACCTCGGCAGTGTCGGGTTCCTCGCGGAGGCCGAGCGGGACGATCTCGACAAGGTCGTCGACCGGGTGGTGACCAAGGCGTACGAGGTCGAGGAGCGGATGACCGTCGATGTCGTCGTTCACCGCAACGGGGACATCGTCCACACCGACTGGGCCCTGAACGAGGCGGCCGTGCAGAAGGCCGGCGCGGAGAAGCTGCTGGAGGTTGTTCTGGAGATCGACGGGCGGCCGGTGACCGGGTTCGGGTGCGACGGGATCGTGCTGTCCACACCGACGGGGTCCACGGCGTACGCGTTCTCCGCGGGCGGGCCCGTGGTGTGGCCCGAGGTCGAGGCGTTGCTGATGGTGCCGATCTCCGCGCACGCGTTGTTCGCCAAGCCGTTGGTGACCTCGCCGAACTCGGTCCTGGCCGTGGAGTTGCTGCCGCACATCCCGCCGGGGGTGTTGTGGTGCGACGGGCGACGGACGTTCGAACTGCCGCCGGGGGCGCGGGTCGAGGTGCGGCGGGGGGCCGTGCCGGTGCGGTTGGCCCGGCTGCACCACGCTTCGTTCACGGACCGGCTGGTGGCGAAGTTCGCGTTGCCGGTGTCCGGATGGCGGGGGGCGCCGCACTAG
- a CDS encoding SCP2 sterol-binding domain-containing protein has protein sequence MATIEECRAALEKLSDSMRDAEGDVRTAAAMDRSVSCHITDLDTTFVGRMAGGRIVVRDTLQGPPREKAQIRLTMTGDDLVALVNGELHFAKAWGSGRVKLEAGLRDLFQLRKLL, from the coding sequence ATGGCCACGATCGAGGAGTGCCGCGCCGCACTCGAGAAGCTCTCCGACAGCATGCGCGACGCCGAGGGGGACGTCCGTACGGCAGCCGCCATGGACCGCTCGGTGAGCTGTCACATCACCGACCTCGACACCACGTTCGTCGGCCGGATGGCGGGCGGCCGGATCGTGGTGCGGGACACGCTCCAGGGCCCGCCGCGGGAGAAGGCCCAGATCAGGCTCACCATGACCGGTGACGACCTGGTGGCCCTGGTGAACGGCGAGCTGCACTTCGCCAAGGCCTGGGGCTCGGGACGGGTGAAGCTGGAGGCGGGTCTCAGGGACCTGTTCCAGCTCAGGAAGCTTCTTTGA
- a CDS encoding ABC transporter ATP-binding protein, translating into MSADHGGRSTDSSTDSGLNNRRSTVNRLSAENVTLAYDQRVIAEQLSVEIPDNSFTVIVGPNACGKSTLLRALSRMLKPSQGRVLLDGKAIQSMAPKKVARTLGLLPQSSIAPDGITVADLVGRGRYPHQGILRQWSTDDERVVQESMRQTGVAELADRYVDELSGGQRQRVWIAMALAQQTPLLLLDEPTTYLDIQHQIDVLDLCAELHEEQGRTLVAVLHDLNHAARYATHLIALKSGAVIAEGAPKDIVTAELVEEVFGLRCQVIDDPETGTPLVVPAARRARARVEVKEAS; encoded by the coding sequence ATGAGCGCCGACCACGGCGGCCGAAGCACCGACAGCAGCACCGACAGCGGGCTGAACAACCGAAGGAGCACTGTGAACCGCCTGTCCGCCGAGAACGTGACCCTGGCCTACGACCAGAGGGTCATCGCCGAGCAGCTGTCGGTGGAGATACCCGACAACTCGTTCACCGTGATCGTCGGCCCCAACGCGTGCGGGAAGTCCACGCTCCTGAGGGCCCTGTCACGGATGCTCAAGCCCTCCCAGGGCCGGGTGCTGCTGGACGGCAAGGCCATCCAGTCGATGGCCCCGAAGAAGGTCGCTCGGACCCTCGGGCTGCTGCCGCAGTCGTCGATCGCGCCCGACGGAATCACGGTCGCCGACCTCGTCGGCCGCGGCCGCTACCCGCACCAGGGCATCCTGCGCCAGTGGTCCACCGATGACGAGCGGGTCGTACAGGAGTCGATGCGGCAGACCGGCGTCGCCGAGCTGGCCGACCGGTACGTCGACGAACTCTCCGGCGGCCAGCGGCAGCGCGTGTGGATCGCGATGGCGCTCGCCCAGCAGACCCCGCTGCTGCTGCTCGACGAGCCGACGACCTACCTGGACATCCAGCACCAGATCGACGTCCTGGACCTGTGCGCCGAACTGCACGAGGAGCAGGGCCGCACGCTGGTCGCCGTGCTGCACGACCTCAACCACGCCGCCCGGTACGCCACGCACCTGATCGCCCTCAAGAGCGGGGCGGTCATCGCCGAGGGCGCTCCCAAGGACATCGTCACCGCGGAGCTCGTCGAGGAGGTCTTCGGGCTGCGCTGCCAGGTCATCGACGACCCGGAGACGGGCACGCCGCTGGTGGTGCCGGCGGCACGCAGGGCACGCGCGCGCGTGGAGGTCAAAGAAGCTTCCTGA
- a CDS encoding TlyA family RNA methyltransferase, whose translation MAGVARRRLDAELVRRKLARSREHAGQLIAAGRVTVGRTVATKSATQVETAAAIVVRADEGDPDYVSRGGHKLAGALQVFVPQGLAVEGRRALDAGASTGGFTDVLLRAGAAQVVAVDVGYGQLAWSLQSDERVTVKDRTNVRELTLEAIDGEPVDLVVGDLSFIPLGLVLPALVRCVKPDADLVMMVKPQFEVGKERLGSGGVVRSPQLRAEAVRGVAGKAGELGLGVKGVTASPLPGPSGNVEYFLWLRAGAPALDPADVDRAVAEGPR comes from the coding sequence GTGGCAGGAGTCGCACGTCGCCGTCTGGACGCGGAGCTGGTCCGCCGGAAGCTCGCGCGCTCGCGCGAGCACGCCGGGCAGCTGATCGCCGCGGGGCGGGTCACCGTCGGCAGGACCGTCGCGACCAAGTCCGCCACCCAGGTGGAGACGGCGGCCGCGATCGTGGTCCGGGCCGACGAGGGCGACCCCGACTACGTCTCGCGCGGTGGGCACAAGCTCGCGGGCGCGCTTCAGGTGTTCGTGCCGCAGGGGCTCGCCGTCGAGGGACGGCGGGCCCTGGACGCCGGCGCCTCCACCGGCGGTTTCACCGATGTGCTGCTGCGTGCCGGGGCCGCGCAGGTCGTCGCCGTGGACGTCGGATACGGACAACTCGCATGGTCTCTTCAGAGCGATGAACGGGTCACCGTCAAGGACCGTACGAACGTACGCGAGTTGACGCTCGAAGCGATCGATGGGGAGCCTGTGGATCTTGTCGTGGGGGATCTGTCCTTCATCCCGCTCGGCCTGGTACTGCCCGCCCTGGTGCGGTGCGTGAAGCCGGACGCCGATCTGGTGATGATGGTGAAGCCGCAGTTCGAGGTGGGTAAGGAGCGGCTGGGCAGTGGGGGAGTGGTGCGGAGTCCGCAGCTGCGCGCGGAGGCGGTGCGCGGGGTGGCGGGCAAGGCGGGGGAACTCGGGCTCGGGGTGAAGGGGGTCACGGCCAGTCCGTTGCCCGGGCCCTCGGGCAATGTCGAGTACTTTCTGTGGCTGCGTGCCGGGGCGCCCGCTCTGGACCCGGCCGATGTTGACCGTGCAGTGGCGGAGGGGCCGCGTTGA
- a CDS encoding ABC transporter substrate-binding protein — protein MSRRTLLTSAGALGLGGLLAACGGSDDDPSEGQAGASTSGGPWSFKDDRGTTVRTDSTPKRIVAFVGAAAVLHDFGIECVGVFGPTTLENGEPDPRAGNIDVKKVTNLGNTYPQFNVERYASLRPELLVAQMTEPPALWYVPEESAKKIESLAPSVGILTTKSSLTEVIGRFAELAASLGADVDSAELSTARTTFETASDHLRRTTGSGARLKVMAISAAPDLMYVANPDDFTDLRYYKSLGVDFVTPTKLSEGGFWHQLSWENADTYDADLILVDNRPGTLQPADLAKAEPTWARLPAVRAGQIFPWVNEERFSYAGYGPRIDDLAAALEKSKKTA, from the coding sequence CTGAGCCGTCGCACTCTCCTCACCTCCGCCGGCGCCCTCGGCCTCGGCGGCCTCCTGGCGGCATGCGGCGGTTCGGACGACGACCCCTCCGAGGGGCAGGCCGGGGCGTCCACATCCGGCGGACCGTGGAGCTTCAAGGACGACCGCGGTACGACGGTCAGGACCGACTCCACCCCGAAGCGCATCGTCGCCTTCGTCGGCGCGGCCGCCGTCCTGCACGACTTCGGCATCGAGTGCGTCGGCGTCTTCGGCCCCACCACACTGGAGAACGGCGAGCCCGACCCCCGGGCCGGGAACATCGACGTGAAGAAGGTGACCAACCTCGGCAACACCTATCCCCAGTTCAACGTCGAGCGGTACGCGTCACTGCGCCCCGAGCTCCTGGTCGCCCAGATGACCGAGCCTCCCGCGCTCTGGTACGTGCCCGAGGAGTCGGCGAAGAAGATCGAGTCGCTCGCCCCCAGCGTCGGCATCCTCACCACGAAGAGCTCACTCACCGAGGTGATCGGCCGCTTCGCCGAACTCGCCGCCTCCCTGGGCGCCGACGTGGACTCCGCCGAGCTCTCCACTGCCAGGACCACCTTCGAGACGGCCTCGGACCACCTCCGCCGGACGACCGGATCGGGCGCCCGCCTGAAGGTCATGGCGATCTCCGCGGCGCCCGACCTCATGTACGTCGCCAACCCGGACGACTTCACGGATCTGCGCTACTACAAGTCCCTCGGCGTCGATTTCGTCACCCCCACCAAGCTGAGCGAGGGCGGCTTCTGGCATCAGCTCAGCTGGGAGAACGCCGACACCTACGACGCCGATCTGATCCTCGTGGACAACCGCCCCGGCACCCTCCAGCCCGCCGACCTGGCGAAGGCCGAACCGACCTGGGCCCGCCTGCCCGCCGTGCGAGCGGGCCAGATATTCCCCTGGGTCAACGAGGAGCGCTTCAGCTACGCCGGGTACGGACCCCGCATCGACGATCTCGCGGCGGCACTGGAGAAGTCGAAGAAGACCGCCTGA
- a CDS encoding FecCD family ABC transporter permease produces the protein MLVDSPPEQRADTAPAPPNRRAIRAIGLLASLALLALAVVASIAIGAKALSVGEVWHGLFEDSGTYADVVVADRLSRTVLGVLAGAALGLSGAVLQALTRNPLADPGLLGINAGASAAVVTAISFFGVTSLNGYVWFAFVGAAAVGAMVWFLGGSRGATPVRLALAGTAISAALYGYLQAVMILDDAALNRMRFWTVGSLSSATDSTVAQVLPFLLAGAVLALALARPLNAMAMGDDTAKALGANLNRTRALSMLAATVLCGAATAACGPIVFVGLMVPHAVRSFTGPDLRWILPYAAVLSPVLLLTSDILGRIVARPAELQVGIVTALLGGPVFILLVRRRRTAQL, from the coding sequence GTGTTGGTCGACAGTCCTCCCGAGCAGCGCGCGGACACCGCTCCCGCGCCCCCGAACCGCCGGGCGATACGAGCCATCGGGCTCCTCGCCTCCCTTGCGCTCCTTGCGCTCGCCGTGGTGGCGAGTATCGCGATCGGCGCCAAGGCGCTGTCCGTGGGGGAGGTCTGGCACGGTCTGTTCGAGGACTCGGGGACCTACGCCGACGTCGTCGTCGCCGACCGGCTGTCGCGGACCGTGCTGGGCGTCCTGGCCGGTGCCGCGCTCGGACTGTCCGGAGCGGTGCTCCAGGCACTGACCCGCAATCCGCTGGCCGACCCGGGACTGCTCGGCATCAACGCGGGCGCGTCCGCCGCGGTCGTCACGGCCATCTCGTTCTTCGGCGTCACCTCGCTGAACGGCTATGTCTGGTTCGCGTTCGTCGGCGCGGCCGCCGTCGGGGCCATGGTCTGGTTCCTGGGCGGCAGCCGGGGTGCCACGCCCGTGCGGCTGGCGCTCGCCGGTACGGCGATCAGCGCCGCGCTCTACGGCTACCTCCAGGCCGTGATGATCCTGGACGACGCCGCGCTGAACAGGATGCGCTTCTGGACGGTCGGTTCGCTGTCCTCCGCGACCGATTCGACCGTCGCGCAGGTGCTGCCCTTCCTGCTGGCCGGCGCGGTTCTCGCCCTCGCGCTCGCCCGGCCGCTCAACGCCATGGCGATGGGCGACGACACCGCCAAGGCACTCGGCGCCAACCTGAACCGGACCCGGGCGCTGTCCATGCTCGCCGCGACCGTGCTGTGCGGGGCCGCGACCGCCGCCTGCGGACCGATCGTCTTCGTCGGGCTGATGGTCCCGCACGCCGTCCGCTCGTTCACCGGGCCCGACCTGCGCTGGATCCTGCCGTACGCGGCGGTCCTGTCGCCGGTCCTGCTGCTGACGTCCGACATCCTCGGCCGGATCGTGGCGCGCCCCGCGGAACTTCAGGTCGGGATCGTCACCGCGCTTCTGGGCGGCCCGGTCTTCATCCTTCTTGTACGACGTCGGAGGACGGCCCAGCTGTGA
- the recN gene encoding DNA repair protein RecN codes for MRIRSLGVIDDAVVELSPGFTAVTGETGAGKTMVVTSLGLLLGGRADAALVRIGAEKAVVEGRITMPSGTSAVVRAEEAGAELDDGALLISRTVSAEGRSRAHLGGRSVPVGLLAELADDLVAVHGQTDQQGLLKLSRQRQALDRYAGDAVAVPLAKYTEAYRRLRAVSVELDEITTRARERAQEADMLRYGLDEIAGVEPRAGEDVELAEEAERLGHAEALSSAATAAHAALAGNPEDPEGIDATTLVAGSQRALDAVRSYDPALAALADRIGEIGILLGDVAGELAGYADDLDADPLRLAAVEERRAALTALTRKYGENVAAVLAWAEQSASRLTELDGDDERIDELTAERDALRAELGGLAQALTDARADAAERFAAAVTAELASLAMPHARVSFDIRQTEAADGVEVGGRTVAYGPAGVDEVELLLAPHPGAPPRPIAKGASGGELSRVMLAVEVVFAGTDPVPTYLFDEVDAGVGGKAAVEIGRRLARLAKTAQVVVVTHLPQVAAFADRQLLVEKTNDGSVTRSGVKVLEGEDRVRELSRMLAGQEDSETARAHAEELLATARADG; via the coding sequence ATGCGGATACGGTCGCTCGGAGTCATCGATGACGCCGTCGTCGAGCTGTCGCCCGGATTCACCGCTGTGACGGGTGAGACGGGTGCGGGCAAGACCATGGTGGTCACCAGCCTGGGGCTGTTGCTCGGTGGACGGGCGGATGCGGCACTCGTGCGGATCGGGGCCGAGAAGGCGGTCGTGGAGGGGCGGATCACCATGCCCTCCGGGACGTCGGCCGTCGTGCGGGCCGAGGAGGCCGGGGCGGAGCTGGACGACGGGGCGCTGCTCATCAGCCGTACCGTTTCGGCCGAAGGACGGTCGCGGGCGCACCTGGGCGGGCGCAGTGTGCCCGTCGGGCTGCTCGCCGAACTGGCCGACGATCTCGTGGCCGTGCACGGGCAGACCGACCAGCAGGGCCTGCTGAAGCTGTCCCGGCAGCGGCAGGCCCTCGACCGGTACGCCGGAGACGCGGTGGCGGTGCCGCTGGCCAAGTACACCGAGGCGTACCGGCGGCTGCGGGCCGTCTCCGTCGAGCTCGACGAGATCACCACGCGCGCGCGTGAACGGGCCCAGGAGGCCGACATGCTGCGCTACGGCCTCGACGAGATCGCCGGGGTGGAGCCGCGCGCCGGTGAGGACGTGGAGCTGGCGGAGGAGGCCGAGCGGCTCGGGCACGCGGAGGCGCTGTCCTCCGCCGCCACGGCCGCCCATGCCGCGCTGGCGGGCAATCCCGAGGACCCCGAGGGCATCGACGCCACCACGCTCGTCGCGGGCTCGCAGCGTGCCCTGGACGCCGTACGGTCCTACGACCCGGCGCTCGCAGCGCTGGCGGACCGGATCGGCGAGATCGGGATCCTGCTGGGCGATGTGGCGGGCGAGCTGGCGGGGTACGCCGACGACCTCGACGCCGATCCGCTGCGGCTGGCGGCGGTGGAGGAGCGGCGGGCCGCGCTGACGGCGCTGACCCGGAAGTACGGCGAGAACGTCGCCGCGGTGCTCGCCTGGGCCGAGCAGAGCGCCTCCCGGCTCACCGAGCTGGACGGTGACGACGAGCGGATCGACGAGCTGACCGCCGAGCGGGACGCGCTCCGTGCCGAACTGGGCGGGCTCGCGCAGGCGTTGACCGACGCGCGGGCGGATGCCGCCGAGCGGTTCGCGGCCGCCGTGACCGCGGAGCTGGCCTCGCTGGCCATGCCGCACGCGCGCGTGTCCTTCGACATCCGCCAGACCGAGGCCGCGGACGGCGTGGAGGTCGGCGGGCGGACGGTCGCGTACGGGCCGGCCGGTGTCGACGAGGTCGAGCTGCTGCTGGCCCCGCACCCCGGTGCCCCGCCCCGGCCGATCGCCAAGGGCGCGTCCGGCGGTGAGCTGTCGCGCGTGATGCTGGCCGTCGAGGTCGTGTTCGCGGGCACCGATCCCGTGCCGACCTACCTCTTCGACGAGGTCGACGCCGGTGTCGGCGGCAAGGCCGCGGTCGAGATCGGGCGGCGGCTGGCGCGGCTCGCGAAGACCGCTCAGGTCGTCGTCGTGACCCACCTGCCCCAGGTCGCGGCCTTCGCCGACCGGCAGTTGCTGGTGGAGAAGACCAATGACGGATCCGTCACCCGGTCCGGTGTGAAGGTCCTGGAGGGCGAGGACCGGGTGCGTGAGCTGTCCCGGATGCTGGCCGGCCAGGAGGACTCGGAGACGGCACGGGCCCACGCGGAGGAACTGCTGGCCACGGCCAGGGCGGACGGGTAG
- a CDS encoding HAD hydrolase-like protein translates to MSQGVRTRPAGSGQALSEAYDTALLDLDGVVYAGGNAIVHAVESLATARSGGMRLAYVTNNALRTPDTVAEHLTELGIPTGAADVITSAQAVARLISEQVPQGSRVLVIGGEGLRVALRERGLEPVESADDDPAAVVQGFGGPDLPWGRFAEASYAVARGVPWFASNTDLTIPSGRGIAPGNGAAVEVVRIATGAEPQVAGKPLPPMHRETILRTGAERPLVIGDRLDTDIEGAFNGQVDSLLVLTGVTDGAQLLAAPPQHRPTYVDADLRGLLTGQPEVAEAGEGFRCGGWTAVAGAERLELDGEGEALDGLRALCAAAWTAAGEEVCRLDGEKALARLGV, encoded by the coding sequence ATGAGCCAGGGCGTCAGGACGAGGCCCGCGGGCAGTGGACAGGCCCTGAGCGAGGCGTACGACACGGCGCTGCTCGACCTGGACGGGGTGGTCTACGCGGGCGGGAACGCCATTGTGCACGCCGTCGAGTCGTTGGCCACCGCGCGCTCGGGCGGCATGCGTCTCGCGTACGTCACCAACAACGCGCTCCGGACTCCGGACACCGTGGCCGAGCATCTCACCGAGCTGGGCATACCGACGGGTGCCGCGGATGTCATCACCTCGGCGCAGGCGGTCGCCCGGCTGATCTCCGAGCAGGTGCCGCAGGGCTCCCGGGTGCTCGTGATCGGCGGGGAGGGGCTCCGGGTGGCCCTGCGGGAGCGGGGGCTGGAGCCCGTGGAGTCGGCGGACGACGATCCGGCGGCGGTGGTGCAGGGGTTCGGCGGGCCCGACCTGCCGTGGGGGCGTTTCGCCGAGGCGTCGTACGCCGTGGCGCGCGGGGTGCCCTGGTTCGCGTCCAACACCGATCTGACCATTCCCAGCGGGCGGGGGATCGCGCCGGGCAACGGGGCGGCGGTGGAGGTCGTGCGGATCGCGACCGGAGCCGAGCCGCAGGTGGCCGGCAAGCCGTTGCCCCCGATGCACCGGGAGACGATCCTGCGGACCGGGGCCGAGCGGCCGTTGGTGATCGGGGACCGGCTGGACACGGACATCGAGGGGGCGTTCAACGGGCAGGTGGACTCGCTGCTCGTCCTGACCGGGGTGACCGACGGGGCCCAACTGCTGGCCGCGCCGCCGCAGCACCGGCCGACGTACGTCGACGCCGATCTGCGGGGACTGCTGACGGGGCAGCCGGAGGTCGCCGAGGCGGGGGAGGGGTTCCGGTGCGGTGGCTGGACGGCGGTCGCGGGTGCCGAGCGGCTGGAACTCGACGGTGAGGGCGAGGCCCTGGACGGACTGCGCGCGCTGTGCGCGGCCGCTTGGACTGCGGCCGGAGAAGAGGTCTGCCGACTGGACGGGGAGAAGGCGCTGGCACGGCTGGGGGTGTGA
- a CDS encoding FecCD family ABC transporter permease — MKTNRAVRTPGGMSVRLDVRALTVVLLLLLVALVASVVLIGTGDFPIPAADVLRALAGNGDAGQEFIINELRLPRVLVALLVGASLGLGGALFQAISRNPLGSPDILGLGQGAAAGALIVIVLMSGSASQVTVGALLGGLATGIAIYLLAWKQGVHGYRLVLVGIGVSAILTALNGYLLTRSDLTDAARAVVWVTGSLSGRDWDQVWPLLALCAVLVPLVLTRARDLRMMEMGDDVSYALGVRVERVRMLLLVAAVLLTATATAAAGPISFVALIAPQVARRLTRSPGPNLLPSLCMGATLLVTADWVSQRVFGADQLPVGVVTGVLGGVYLLWLLVAERRAGRI, encoded by the coding sequence GTGAAGACCAACCGTGCCGTCAGGACCCCCGGTGGGATGTCCGTCCGGCTGGATGTCCGTGCCCTCACCGTCGTTCTCCTGCTGCTGCTCGTCGCGCTCGTCGCGAGTGTCGTGCTGATCGGCACCGGCGACTTCCCGATCCCGGCCGCCGACGTCCTCAGGGCGCTGGCCGGCAACGGGGACGCCGGGCAGGAGTTCATCATCAACGAGCTGCGGCTGCCGCGGGTCCTCGTCGCGCTCCTGGTCGGCGCCTCGCTCGGGCTCGGCGGAGCGCTGTTCCAGGCCATCTCCCGCAATCCGCTGGGCAGTCCGGACATCCTCGGGCTCGGCCAGGGCGCGGCGGCCGGCGCCCTGATCGTGATCGTGCTGATGTCCGGAAGCGCGAGCCAGGTCACCGTCGGAGCACTGCTGGGCGGACTCGCGACCGGGATCGCCATCTATCTGCTCGCCTGGAAGCAAGGTGTGCACGGGTATCGACTGGTGCTGGTCGGTATCGGTGTGTCCGCGATCCTCACCGCCCTCAACGGCTATCTGCTGACCCGGTCCGACCTCACCGACGCGGCCCGTGCCGTCGTCTGGGTGACCGGATCGCTCAGCGGACGCGACTGGGACCAGGTCTGGCCGCTGCTCGCGCTGTGCGCCGTCCTCGTGCCGCTCGTCCTCACCCGCGCGCGCGACCTGCGGATGATGGAGATGGGCGACGACGTGTCCTACGCCCTCGGGGTACGGGTCGAGCGGGTGCGGATGCTGCTGCTCGTGGCCGCCGTCCTGCTCACCGCGACCGCCACCGCGGCCGCCGGACCGATCAGCTTCGTGGCGCTCATCGCGCCCCAGGTGGCCCGCCGGCTGACCCGCTCGCCGGGGCCGAACCTGCTGCCCTCCCTGTGCATGGGCGCCACCCTCCTGGTCACCGCCGACTGGGTCTCCCAGCGCGTGTTCGGCGCCGACCAGCTGCCCGTGGGCGTGGTCACCGGAGTCCTCGGCGGCGTCTATCTGCTGTGGCTGCTGGTCGCCGAGCGCAGGGCGGGCCGGATATGA